The nucleotide sequence TGTAGGGTTCTCAGTTGGCAGTAGATTTAGGAAACCACAGATCTAGCAGATAGTGCAGATAGTGCAGATAGTGCAGATGAAAAAGGCGTCCCCTGCGAGAAATTGCCATTCCTCGATCAGACAATAATGAACTTCGCTCAGCCAAGACAGTTAGACTGCCTTAACAAAGTAATCAAGTTTCATTTTGCCACAAAATTAATTTTAAAGCCAAACTTTGAGCCAATTTTATTGAGTGTCTTGAGCGTGGGATTGGATTTATCATTCTCTAATAGACTTAAGGAATTCACGGTGAGCCCAAAGAGTTTGGCGAATTCATTTTGATTGAGGCCTATACTCTTGCGCATAGTTTTGATTGCCTCCCCTATTTCGCATTGATTATTTAACAAATCTTCTTCAAGTTGCTGAATAATCGCCTTCCTATCCTTCGCTAAATTCACAGTGCCTCCAGTTTTTTCATTTCTCGCTTTATCACTGGCAAGCGCTTTTTGATAATGAATTCATCCACATCACAAGCCCTGAGAATCTGCTCTAAATCTTTCAGTTTTTTAATAAAGAGACAAAAGTCCTCATAGATATGGTCACCGTACTGCCCAAGCTCAGCTACAATTTCACGCCAATGAGGCTGACTTCCTTGTTCATGCTTAAACCAAATGGAACGGCGCATAAAAATATCATTAGGATCGTGAAACATCGGGGCAAAATCATAGAGAGGCGAAAGTCGAATCGTTTTTTCTTTTTTCAGCATAGCTGAATTCCTGCCATGATTATCGGGATTGCCCAATAAAACATTCAGCAGATCTCGTTTCAAAAACTCAATAATATCTTGCTCAGGTGATGTGGAATACTTAGCAATCAATTCACAAAAGAGGAAATTATCAGATATTTGCCCACGTTGAGTAATTTGCGCAGTAGAGTACAAAGATTCCAAGCCATAACAATAGCGCTTCCCATCTTTTACTTGACGATCAAAGCGCGGTATAAAGAGTGCCCCATCTTTATAAATAAGCGGCTTGCCCGTATTCAAAGCTAAGTTACGCGCCACCTCGTAATATGCGGCTTCATTTTTCAAGACCTCAAGATCAGCTTTTGTTTTACCCCTCGGAAATTTAACAATGAAATGCTCCTGAATGAGCTTACTTGGCAGCAAGCCTGAATCAACATAGAAGTGATTTTCGCTATCCTTGGCAACTAAAAACTTAGGTGCATCCCCTTGCACATCCGTGGCGCCATCAATCTGCACTCCACAAGCCTTGGCATGAGCAAGAAAGTTTTCATTTTTCTGGATGATTTCATCTTCCGTAAAAGAAACAAAATCTTGTCCGGAAATATTTTTGATAAACTCTGTGGTCAACTCTCCCGTCACTCGTAGGTTGCCAATGGGATTCCATGCACCCACTTGTATAAGAAAGTCATCATCTCCGCGCCCGTATTTCTCAAGCAAAAAACGCTTGCCATTGCCTGAAGGCATTAAATCTAAAATAAAGGCGGGCCAATCTTTATAAGTGAAGAATTCAAAGCTACAATCTAAGCCGAGACTGACTCGCGCTTCTGCTTCGTTATCAATATGCTTAAAGACATAGTCCATATCATATTCCAAAAAAATCCCACGATCATTTTTTTCGAACTTCGCTATGCTCTCATATTTCTGTAAAGAATTATCAAATTTGTAGATCTCATAAAACATAAAATTACCAATATAATAGTTTGTAAATGACCTTTATTGATTATTATATACTAATATTTTAGTATATCAAGCTAAGTACTAGTCAATCCATATATAAGACGGAGTCATGAAGATTTGAAAAAGCAAGTTGAGGGAAACCACAGATCTAACAGATCGTGCAGATGCTGAAGGGACAATTTTAAATTCTGAATGCTTAATTTTGAATTGGATATGTATATCTCGAGCAAGGTGAGAATGAAATCTGTTTTATCTGTACGACCTGTGCTAGGTTTTTTGTAGGGTTGGCAGTTGGCAGTTTTCAGTGTGTCCTGTATTTGAGTTCGATTCCGAATGGGATTCGGTACTCCCAGCTGTGGAGCCTAAATTTGGAGCGGACGGGACGTCCGCGGTCCCGGGCAAGCTAATTTTGAATTGGAGCAAGGTGAGAATAAAATCTGTTTTATCTGTACGATCTGTGCTAGGTTTTTTTGTAGGGTACTCAGTTGGCAGTTTTCGGTATGTCCTGAATCTGAGTTCGATTCCGAATGGAATTCGGTGCTCCCAGCTGTGGAGCCTAAATTTGGAGCGGACGGGACGTCCGCGGTCCCGAGCAAGCAAATTTTGAATTGTATATAGATCCCCGAATTATACGCAATAATATATGGACCTGTAGAAAATCAAAAGCCTAAACCACGAATTAATGAACAACATTCTCAGCGCGTAGCGCGTTTTCTCAGGACGAAGACCATCCGTTCCGCCCCTTATTAAAACACATTTTCACAAAAGAACTTTTATTTTTTGACTTAGGGCGTATTTTTGCGAACTTATATAACAAACATTAGATAATTAGGACACTTACACAATGGCTAATATTGACGCAAAACACGCTGAGAGTGTTACCGGCGCTTTTTATTGCACCGATGCTGACGACGATAACGGCGAAGGCTGCATCGCTTGTGGTCTCTGCTACGGAGCTGCACCAGAATTTTTCCAAGAAGATGATGCAGGCAATGCCTACGTTTTCAAACAACCTGAATCTGACGACGAAATCGCGCTCTGCCAAGAGCAGCTAGAAGATTGCCCTGTTGATTCAATTGGTAATGACGCTTAGTTTCAACTAATCCATCATCACTTCAAAAAAGCTCGCTTGAATGCGGGCTTTTTTTTTGCTTCATTCTCAGGTCTCAGGTTTCAGGTTTCAGGTTTCAGTGTCTTGTGTCTTGTCCTGATATAGCTTGTCACTCCAATAAGGGAGTAAGGGTTTCACCACAGATCTAGCGGATAGGACAGATGAGGGGGCAATTTTAAATTATGAATGTTTAATTTTGAATAAAGGAATTGAACCACGGAATGCACGGAGTCACACAGAGGAAAAAGCTTAAACCACTAATCTTCGCTAATGCACACTAAGACATGGTGAAGAGCGATGGTTTGACGGAGTGCACGGAGATGGATAATTGTAAATAATGAATTTTTAATTTTGAATTAAATATAGACAAAAAGAAATACCTCAGCACGAAGTGCGGAAACTCAGCACGTAGTGCGTAAACTCAGCACGTAGTGCGTAAACTCAGCACGTAGTGCGTAAACTCAGCACGTAGTGCGTAAACTCAGCACGTAGTGCGTAAACTCAGCACGTAGTGCGTAATCTACTTATCTGAACGTCCGTACTTATCATTGAGACGAATGATATCATCTTCACCTAGATATTCGCCGGATTGGATTTCAATGATATCCAATTGTATTTTACCGGGGTTTTCTAAGTAATGAACTGTGCCCTTGGGAATATAAACAGATTCATTTTCATGAAGAAATTTTTCTTCTTCTCCAATAAGCACTTTTGCCGTCCCTGAAACCACTACCCAATGCTCTGCACGATGATGATGTAGTTGGGTTGAGAGCTTGGCACCTTGCTTTACGGTAATTCTTTTTACTTTAAAACGCTCACCCTCGTCCACGGTTGTATAAGAACCCCAAGGACGATGAACTGTACTATGCAGATCTAGTTCTTCACGACCTTTAAGTTCAGTCAGTAGCAACTTAATTGAGTCAATTTTTGAACGATCCGCAATTAATAAAGCACTGGGAGTATCGATGATAATCAGATTCTCCACGCCTAAAGTGGTAATTAATCGTGAGCCGCCATTAATGTAGGAATTTTTCGTGTCAACACAAACTGCATCCGTCTGAGGTGTAATGGCATTGCCATTCTCATCCGAATTTGCATCTTTATAAACTGACTCCCAAGAACCAAGATCATTCCAACCCGCGTCCAAACTGACAACCGCTGCATTTTTTGTATTCTCCATCACTGCATAATCAATTGATTCTGATGGACATTCACTAAAGAGTTTTTCATTGAGACGAATAAAATTCAAATCCTGCTCCGAAGCTTCATAAGCTAAGCGACTTGCTTCATAAAGTTCAGGTCGAAGTTTTTCGAGTTCTTGTAAATACACTGACGCTTTAAAAACAAACATGCCGCTATTCCAAAGGTAATCACCACTCGCTAAATATTTTTTCGCCGTTTCAAGATTCGGTTTTTCTTTAAATTTATTAATTTCATAACTCGCATCACCCAAAGCTTCGCCACGCTGAATATAGCCATAGCCCGTCTCTGGCTCATCTGCCACTATCCCAAAAGTCACAAGTTTACCTTGCTGAGCTAAATCTACGGCTCTAGCAATCGCTTCGTGAAAGGCCCCAATATTTTTGATATCATGATCTGCTGCTAAAACCAATAATAAGGCATCCTCAGAGGATTTCATTGCATGAAAAGCCGCGGCGGCGATGGCAGGTGCTGTATTGCGACCTACTGGCTCTAGTATTAATCCATTTGACTCGCAAGCTATTTGACGTAACTGCTCTTCGGCCAAGAAACGGTGCTCATCATTGCACAGTAAAATGGGTTCCGCTAAATTCGCCAAGCCATTTAGCCGTTTGATGGTTAATTGGAGCATACTCTCATCTGCCGCTAACAATGGTAAAAATTGCTTGGGATACATAGATCTAGATAATGGCCACAGACGCGTTCCTGAACCACCTGCTAAAATGACGGGAACTAAATTATTTTCTTTTGACAAACTCATAATGATGCCTTTTTTGATAAAATTGATTTTTATCAAGTTACTTTAAGTATGGCCTATCAGCAAGTGAAGGATTCTATAAGTCGAAACAAATTTTAGTTTGAAGCTCAGCTGAAGATGAGAGCTTAAGGGAGTAAGGGAGTAAGGGAGTAAGGGAGTAAGGGAGTAAGGGAGTAAGG is from Lentisphaera profundi and encodes:
- a CDS encoding type II toxin-antitoxin system HipA family toxin, which gives rise to MFYEIYKFDNSLQKYESIAKFEKNDRGIFLEYDMDYVFKHIDNEAEARVSLGLDCSFEFFTYKDWPAFILDLMPSGNGKRFLLEKYGRGDDDFLIQVGAWNPIGNLRVTGELTTEFIKNISGQDFVSFTEDEIIQKNENFLAHAKACGVQIDGATDVQGDAPKFLVAKDSENHFYVDSGLLPSKLIQEHFIVKFPRGKTKADLEVLKNEAAYYEVARNLALNTGKPLIYKDGALFIPRFDRQVKDGKRYCYGLESLYSTAQITQRGQISDNFLFCELIAKYSTSPEQDIIEFLKRDLLNVLLGNPDNHGRNSAMLKKEKTIRLSPLYDFAPMFHDPNDIFMRRSIWFKHEQGSQPHWREIVAELGQYGDHIYEDFCLFIKKLKDLEQILRACDVDEFIIKKRLPVIKREMKKLEAL
- a CDS encoding mannose-1-phosphate guanylyltransferase/mannose-6-phosphate isomerase codes for the protein MSLSKENNLVPVILAGGSGTRLWPLSRSMYPKQFLPLLAADESMLQLTIKRLNGLANLAEPILLCNDEHRFLAEEQLRQIACESNGLILEPVGRNTAPAIAAAAFHAMKSSEDALLLVLAADHDIKNIGAFHEAIARAVDLAQQGKLVTFGIVADEPETGYGYIQRGEALGDASYEINKFKEKPNLETAKKYLASGDYLWNSGMFVFKASVYLQELEKLRPELYEASRLAYEASEQDLNFIRLNEKLFSECPSESIDYAVMENTKNAAVVSLDAGWNDLGSWESVYKDANSDENGNAITPQTDAVCVDTKNSYINGGSRLITTLGVENLIIIDTPSALLIADRSKIDSIKLLLTELKGREELDLHSTVHRPWGSYTTVDEGERFKVKRITVKQGAKLSTQLHHHRAEHWVVVSGTAKVLIGEEEKFLHENESVYIPKGTVHYLENPGKIQLDIIEIQSGEYLGEDDIIRLNDKYGRSDK
- a CDS encoding helix-turn-helix domain-containing protein → MNLAKDRKAIIQQLEEDLLNNQCEIGEAIKTMRKSIGLNQNEFAKLFGLTVNSLSLLENDKSNPTLKTLNKIGSKFGFKINFVAK
- a CDS encoding ferredoxin; protein product: MANIDAKHAESVTGAFYCTDADDDNGEGCIACGLCYGAAPEFFQEDDAGNAYVFKQPESDDEIALCQEQLEDCPVDSIGNDA